The following proteins are co-located in the Festucalex cinctus isolate MCC-2025b chromosome 15, RoL_Fcin_1.0, whole genome shotgun sequence genome:
- the ajm1 gene encoding apical junction component 1 homolog, translating into MTLTGPPDLLVSTVQRDIKVTPISSLSKSLQLSKECNSLNCSTQEAIKRKDNTQHCRIFEYNSLEYPKHHKYSMHSPHKKKIDRHGANPDIVWNAQGHHQRYRFSAPDIFNYRLTAQPIDASINSEPAVPEQKRRARSKSAPRVQTSLTPISLESSSSERKARESRWTVGKSNWRPDIAPRKEPSYAANRAHLHEVHPVGLQPQVSCNKRYSPHYSANSYEEALLDKPATSPHVRCRVDIKPNDSALHHTGKKQPTPQMDNPWQRHHNWGSRSLTVPRHFSYSRAPTPTDSLGTESRQASQNSYSLPNKYKHQMDVPFEGMFSSGYEMESRTHSSPNMPIQMYYEDDPARYVATAPPQPSSYFHDQRNTGQTSKVQYVHDQRGPMVHAMGTRAYYNAMEHYPYTLQAGYPKSFTENEPGPYIIQPQPTRIFYGDDPRSYQIQTAPPRFYYSRDMHNMPPQHHIPARAHYTNSPKNVRIIQEHTDDWFSPYASGYSSNPVTYVSQVTPTGVQQDAVLPWYSNPSAEPQRIGTDSKSYSRSLDDILISHTEREQPPSVQRHLSYNDLDPRKPVVASDDKPQPVVVNLSTSPRRYAALSMSDNSLIDQSPPPTSKNTTHKQWLVTPEITITDNDFRSGNLRKAEVKSASWDILDSSGTEGQHDIKASTKEKPQDNSLQQSLEQLDELLADLVTDYKPPSRRASEDILDQLKKLIDEEEAVSLSRKSSKAVAEEPPPLDKQPTSIRLNPDSFQDMDGASDAMKGADECSPDQSPDEDDTMMCSNNKCRRTETLFNACLYFKSCHSCYTYYCSRNCRREDWDIHKESCVYGRIGSSCRHIIKHCRETIEVHKAFSRLAKVGYLSRGRGVLFLGFPNTVSSSNFLQAGLDSLPMSPTYLSLRELESFKDNLGEYCKELQEAGKEYDPNECFILNVSIAVGEQQPDGPSPRNQAPAVRKYAKVALASFSPDRKIHMKQGEMETLILTPPPGTADIDKAGEEGRKAREICFINIQRELRIRGVFLRHEYPQVYQQLCEFVENNLRFTPTTIYPTDKRTGKQFMCMIMAASEPRTLDWVGTPHLLDDII; encoded by the coding sequence ATGACACTCACAGGACCACCTGACTTATTGGTGTCAACTGTGCAGCGTGACATAAAAGTTACCCCCATTTCTTCACTCTCCAAATCCTTGCAACTCTCCAAAGAATGTAATTCTTTAAATTGCAGCACACAGGAAGCCATTAAACGCAAGGACAATACGCAGCACTGCCGTATCTTTGAGTATAACTCACTGGAGTACCCAAAACATCATAAATACTCAATGCATTCCCCACACAAGAAAAAGATTGACAGGCATGGAGCTAACCCAGATATTGTTTGGAATGCCCAGGGTCACCATCAGAGGTACCGCTTTTCTGCTCCAGACATTTTCAACTATAGGTTAACAGCGCAACCAATTGATGCAAGTATAAACAGTGAGCCTGCTGTCCCTGAACAAAAACGAAGAGCTCGGTCAAAAAGTGCACCCCGAGTCCAAACTAGTCTCACCCCTATATCACTTGAGTCCTCATCCTCAGAGAGGAAGGCAAGAGAGTCCCGATGGACTGTTGGAAAATCTAATTGGAGACCTGATATAGCCCCACGTAAGGAGCCCTCATATGCAGCAAATAGAGCTCATTTACATGAAGTACATCCTGTTGGACTTCAACCTCAAGTGAGTTGTAACAAAAGATATTCACCCCATTATTCAGCTAATTCTTATGAGGAGGCATTACTGGATAAACCAGCAACCAGCCCTCATGTCAGATGCCGGGTAGACATTAAACCAAATGATTCAGCATTACATCATACTGGAAAGAAACAACCTACTCCTCAAATGGACAACCCCTGGCAAAGACACCACAATTGGGGAAGTAGGAGCCTGACTGTGCCACGCCATTTCTCCTATTCTAGAGCACCAACGCCCACTGATTCACTGGGTACAGAAAGTCGGCAAGCCTCTCAAAATTCCTACAGTCTGCCAAATAAGTACAAACACCAAATGGACGTTCCTTTCGAAGGAATGTTTTCTTCCGGATATGAAATGGAAAGCAGAACTCATTCCAGTCCTAACATGCCAATTCAGATGTATTATGAAGACGATCCTGCTAGATATGTTGCCACTGCTCCTCCTCAGCCAAGTTCTTATTTTCATGATCAACGTAACACAGGACAAACCTCCAAAGTGCAATATGTACATGATCAAAGAGGTCCAATGGTGCATGCTATGGGTACAAGGGCTTATTACAATGCAATGGAGCACTATCCATACACTTTACAGGCAGGGTATCCAAAATCCTTTACAGAAAATGAGCCAGGGCCATATATCATACAACCGCAACCAACAAGAATATTTTATGGGGACGATCCAAGGTCTTATCAAATTCAGACTGCTCCTCCAAGATTTTATTATTCACGTGACATGCATAACATGCCACCACAGCACCATATCCCAGCAAGAGCTCATTATACAAACAGCCCAAAAAATGTGAGAATCATTCAGGAACACACAGATGACTGGTTTAGTCCATATGCTTCTGGATACTCCTCTAATCCGGTAACCTATGTGTCCCAAGTCACTCCAACAGGAGTACAACAAGATGCTGTATTGCCCTGGTATTCTAACCCTTCTGCAGAACCTCAAAGAATTGGCACAGATTCGAAGTCCTACTCAAGATCATTGGATGATATTCTCATCTCGCATACAGAGAGGGAACAACCCCCTTCTGTTCAACGACATCTGAGCTATAATGATTTGGATCCAAGGAAACCTGTAGTAGCCTCAGATGACAAACCACAGCCAGTGGTAGTCAATCTCTCCACTTCACCAAGACGTTATGCAGCTTTGTCTATGTCTGATAACTCCTTGATTGACCAAAGCCCTCCGCCGACATCAAAGAACACAACTCACAAACAGTGGTTAGTAACACCTGAGATTACGATCACTGATAATGACTTTCGGTCTGGGAATCTTAGGAAGGCTGAAGTAAAGTCTGCCAGTTGGGATATTCTGGACTCTAGCGGCACTGAAGGTCAGCATGACATTAAAGCCTCAACCAAAGAAAAGCCACAGGACAACTCTCTTCAGCAGAGTCTTGAACAACTTGATGAGCTGCTGGCTGATCTTGTTACTGACTACAAACCGCCCAGTCGAAGGGCAAGTGAGGACATACTAGACCAGCTGAAGAAACTCATTGATGAGGAAGAGGCAGTATCTCTGTCAAGAAAGAGCTCGAAGGCTGTTGCAGAAGAACCGCCGCCTCTTGACAAGCAACCAACTTCAATAAGATTAAATCCTGATTCATTTCAAGATATGGATGGGGCAAGTGATGCAATGAAGGGTGCGGATGAGTGCTCGCCAGATCAGAGCCCAGATGAGGATGATACAATGATGTGTTCGAACAACAAATGCCGGAGAACCGAAACTCTGTTCAATGCTTGCCTTTACTTTAAATCCTGCCACAGCTGCTACACCTACTACTGTTCTCGCAACTGCCGAAGAGAAGACTGGGATATTCATAAAGAGAGTTGTGTTTATGGTAGAATTGGCAGTTCATGTCGACATATCATCAAACATTGTCGTGAAACTATTGAAGTCCACAAAGCATTCTCCCGTCTTGCCAAAGTTGGCTATCTATCTCGAGGTAGAGGTGTACTCTTCCTTGGTTTTCCAAACACTGTGTCTTCCAGTAACTTTTTACAGGCAGGCCTGGATAGTCTACCCATGTCACCTACATACTTGTCTCTAAGAGAGCTTGAAAGTTTCAAAGACAACCTTGGAGAGTACTGTAAAGAATTACAAGAAGCTGGAAAAGAATATGACCCAAATGAATGTTTTATATTGAATGTATCCATTGCTGTTGGTGAGCAACAGCCTGATGGGCCTTCGCCAAGGAACCAAGCTCCAGCAGTCAGAAAATATGCAAAGGTTGCTCTGGCTTCTTTTAGCCCTGACAGAAAGATCCACATGAAACAGGGTGAGATGGAAACCCTGATCCTAACTCCACCACCAGGAACAGCAGATATTGACAAAGCTGGAGAAGAAGGCAGGAAGGCCAGAGAAATCTGTTTTATCAATATACAACGAGAGTTAAGGATTCGAGGAGTATTTTTGCGCCATGAATACCCACAAGTGTATCAGCAGCTCTGTGAGTTTGTAGAAAATAACCTAAGATTCACCCCCACCACTATTTATCCAACTGATAAGAGGACAGGGAAACAGTTTATGTGCATGATTATGGCTGCCTCTGAGCCAAGGACATTGGACTGGGTAGGGACACCGCATctccttgatgacatcatttaa